One genomic segment of Chitinophaga sancti includes these proteins:
- a CDS encoding BON domain-containing protein — MKSDFLLQQDVQDELLWVPSLEAAEIGVAVRNGVVTLSGTVDSLSKKIAAEHAVKRIKDVKAVAMDIEVVYPSSNRHSDADIAKAAVDALSWSSLVPKDHIHLEVENGYITLEGEVQWQYQRDAALDAVKDLQGVRGVTNLVRLTPLPSTTLVKTNIKKALQRMANIEADNIDFITEGKTIILKGKVRSWREKEEVEQAVWSTPGVSVIKDELELEL; from the coding sequence ATGAAAAGTGATTTTTTATTGCAACAGGATGTGCAGGATGAACTCCTATGGGTGCCTTCACTGGAGGCTGCTGAAATAGGTGTAGCTGTCAGGAATGGCGTTGTAACATTGAGTGGTACGGTGGACAGTCTCAGCAAAAAAATAGCTGCAGAACATGCCGTAAAAAGAATCAAAGATGTCAAAGCCGTAGCGATGGATATAGAAGTTGTATACCCGAGCAGTAACAGGCATTCTGATGCAGATATTGCAAAAGCGGCAGTTGATGCACTGTCCTGGAGCAGTCTTGTACCTAAAGATCATATTCACCTGGAAGTAGAAAATGGATATATCACCCTGGAAGGCGAAGTGCAGTGGCAATACCAGCGCGATGCTGCTTTGGATGCCGTCAAAGACCTGCAGGGAGTCAGGGGCGTCACTAACCTGGTTCGCCTTACTCCACTACCATCCACTACCCTGGTGAAAACTAATATCAAAAAAGCCTTGCAACGAATGGCTAATATTGAAGCGGATAATATTGACTTTATAACAGAGGGAAAGACAATTATACTTAAAGGTAAAGTGCGTTCCTGGCGGGAAAAAGAAGAGGTTGAGCAGGCTGTCTGGTCCACACCAGGTGTATCTGTCATTAAAGATGAGCTTGAATTAGAATTATAA
- a CDS encoding BON domain-containing protein yields MKSDLQIQEDVQDELQWDPILKAAEIGVAVKSGIVTLSGTVDSYSKKNAAEDAVKRVKDVKAVAVELEVVFPGTIDHKTDASLAQVALDALKWTNFVPEERVRLQVDNGVITLEGELEWQYQRDAAFNAVKNLQGVRSVINKLRITPGPSVYILKDNIRKALTRDANIEANNIKIETKDRTVVLKGKVRSWSERSDVERAVWSTPGVLAIQDELIVS; encoded by the coding sequence ATGAAAAGCGATTTGCAAATTCAGGAAGATGTGCAGGATGAACTGCAATGGGATCCTATACTAAAAGCAGCAGAAATTGGAGTGGCTGTAAAAAGTGGTATCGTTACTTTAAGTGGGACAGTGGATAGTTATAGCAAAAAAAATGCGGCAGAGGATGCTGTGAAAAGAGTAAAAGATGTAAAAGCAGTAGCAGTGGAACTGGAGGTAGTGTTCCCTGGCACTATAGATCATAAAACCGATGCATCTCTTGCACAGGTAGCACTGGATGCACTGAAATGGACAAACTTTGTTCCGGAAGAAAGGGTCCGGTTACAGGTAGATAATGGCGTCATTACCCTGGAAGGGGAACTGGAATGGCAATATCAACGGGATGCCGCCTTCAATGCCGTGAAAAACCTCCAGGGGGTGCGTAGTGTCATAAATAAGCTGCGTATTACTCCAGGTCCATCCGTTTATATCCTGAAAGATAATATCAGGAAGGCTTTGACCAGAGATGCTAACATTGAAGCAAATAATATTAAAATAGAAACGAAAGACAGAACTGTTGTGTTGAAAGGGAAAGTTCGTTCCTGGAGCGAACGGTCCGATGTTGAAAGAGCTGTATGGTCCACTCCTGGTGTGCTGGCAATACAGGATGAGTTGATCGTCTCTTAA
- a CDS encoding EamA family transporter, protein MKLKEISAFLCIYIIWGTTFLGISYALKGFPPFILLGLRFTTAGVLLLSWLIYKGEKPAGFETWKQNSISGILILTMGIGSLTYAEQYITSTEAAIVAALEPFWFMLIDKKSWKFYFANKISVLGIIIGFAGLLIFFRDSLAVQAGMDHGRTVGFMVMIFGTIVWVLGAFHSKKPTKASLLMNVSQQLFIGGVISLIIATVQGEWHVIQWGAIPLASWSALVYLIFFGSILAHLSFIWLLSIKPPAMVSTHTFINPIVAVLAGTLIAGEALSFGQAIGITVIVIGVAMNNLTQFKLDPSAA, encoded by the coding sequence ATGAAACTGAAAGAAATCTCAGCATTCTTATGCATTTACATTATCTGGGGTACCACCTTCTTAGGCATTTCCTATGCACTCAAAGGGTTTCCACCATTTATCCTATTAGGACTACGATTCACTACCGCAGGGGTTCTGCTTTTATCCTGGCTGATATATAAGGGTGAAAAGCCAGCTGGCTTCGAAACCTGGAAACAAAACAGCATTTCCGGCATCTTAATCCTCACCATGGGTATCGGTAGTCTGACCTATGCGGAACAATACATCACCTCCACAGAAGCAGCGATTGTAGCTGCACTGGAACCCTTCTGGTTTATGCTCATCGACAAAAAAAGCTGGAAATTCTACTTTGCGAATAAGATATCCGTCCTTGGAATTATCATTGGTTTTGCAGGACTCCTGATCTTTTTCAGAGATAGTCTGGCAGTGCAGGCAGGCATGGATCATGGCAGAACAGTAGGTTTTATGGTCATGATCTTTGGAACGATTGTATGGGTATTGGGTGCATTTCATTCCAAAAAACCGACCAAAGCCTCACTACTGATGAACGTTTCACAACAACTGTTTATCGGTGGCGTAATTAGCTTAATCATCGCCACAGTACAGGGAGAATGGCACGTTATTCAATGGGGAGCGATTCCATTGGCATCCTGGAGTGCGCTGGTATACCTCATTTTCTTTGGTTCGATATTGGCCCATTTGTCTTTTATCTGGTTGTTATCCATCAAGCCTCCTGCTATGGTAAGCACACACACGTTTATAAACCCTATCGTAGCGGTACTGGCGGGCACCCTGATTGCAGGCGAAGCCCTCTCTTTCGGTCAGGCTATTGGCATAACCGTTATTGTAATAGGGGTGGCGATGAATAACCTGACACAATTCAAATTGGACCCGTCAGCCGCCTAA
- the cysQ gene encoding 3'(2'),5'-bisphosphate nucleotidase CysQ: protein MMRQLLEIANKAAIEAGKAILDIYHSDNFDTEKKADESPVTAADKAAHTIISQILAQTDLPVLSEEGKHQDFQTRSAWEYYWLIDPLDGTKEFISKNGEFTVNIALMHHNRPVGGVVYAPVLGDLYYGSEETGVYKNDRAIPPLKSRRTLQELLIKPSITIIASRSHLSDETKQFISQFSNVTLTSMGSSLKFMLLLEDKADLYPRLFPTMEWDTAAAHAILNASNRGVYHTTVREELTYNKPELTNPYFLSY from the coding sequence ATGATGAGGCAATTATTAGAAATCGCAAATAAGGCTGCTATTGAGGCAGGAAAGGCTATTTTAGATATATACCATTCGGATAATTTCGATACTGAAAAAAAAGCAGACGAATCTCCCGTTACGGCTGCTGACAAAGCTGCTCACACCATTATCTCCCAAATATTAGCACAGACGGATCTCCCTGTTTTATCTGAGGAAGGCAAACACCAGGATTTTCAAACAAGATCTGCATGGGAATATTACTGGTTGATAGACCCGCTGGATGGTACTAAGGAGTTTATCAGTAAAAATGGAGAATTCACCGTCAATATAGCATTGATGCATCATAATAGACCTGTGGGAGGCGTGGTTTATGCCCCTGTATTGGGAGATCTTTATTATGGAAGTGAGGAAACGGGGGTATATAAAAATGATCGCGCAATTCCTCCTTTAAAATCCAGGCGTACTTTACAGGAGCTATTAATTAAACCTTCTATCACCATCATCGCTTCCCGTTCTCATCTATCAGACGAAACAAAACAATTCATTTCTCAATTCTCCAACGTTACACTTACCTCCATGGGCAGTTCTCTTAAATTCATGCTCCTGCTCGAAGACAAAGCTGATCTGTACCCACGGCTTTTCCCGACTATGGAATGGGACACTGCTGCAGCACACGCTATCTTAAACGCATCAAACCGGGGCGTATATCATACCACTGTCAGAGAAGAACTCACTTATAACAAGCCCGAACTCACCAACCCCTATTTTCTGTCATATTAA
- a CDS encoding MerC domain-containing protein: MNKGWDAIGIGASLACTIHCVVLPLIFTTLTLCGVEVIENKLLEVLTIVLSMCAGSWALISGYRKHHHRLSLVLYFIIGLLLLIAGNFMHGQFAGILCKLAGAVLIITAHVRNIHFCKH; the protein is encoded by the coding sequence ATGAATAAAGGATGGGATGCTATCGGAATTGGAGCATCATTAGCCTGTACCATACATTGTGTGGTATTACCTTTGATATTTACAACACTGACTTTGTGCGGCGTTGAGGTTATTGAGAACAAACTGCTGGAAGTACTGACGATTGTCTTATCCATGTGTGCAGGAAGCTGGGCTTTGATCAGTGGGTATCGCAAACACCACCACCGGTTGTCGCTGGTATTGTACTTCATTATTGGCTTACTATTGCTGATAGCAGGTAATTTTATGCATGGACAGTTTGCCGGGATCCTGTGTAAATTAGCCGGCGCTGTATTAATCATTACCGCCCATGTCAGGAATATTCATTTCTGCAAACATTAA
- a CDS encoding universal stress protein gives MRKVIVAFDGTHYSNGAIGLAKRLNESEKILLVGAFLPELDFSGLGYVFGGGGLYVPLQIEIDEEAVDENIQRFEDECVRNNIEFRVHKDHSPYAISKLQKESRFADLMILGSQKFYENLRLEVPSEYLRDVLHDTECPVIVAPEKFDYPENVILAYDGTRSSVFAIKMFSYLFSDLCDCSTTLVYATHKHQPEMPDEDYIKELAGRHYNNLTFQQLELQEMSMFLDDISRPMLVTGAFGRSGLSNLFKRSFCTSYISEYRYPVFIAHK, from the coding sequence ATGAGAAAAGTAATCGTTGCCTTTGATGGTACCCATTATTCTAATGGAGCAATTGGATTGGCTAAAAGATTGAATGAAAGTGAAAAGATCCTATTGGTTGGCGCCTTCCTGCCTGAACTTGATTTTTCGGGACTTGGGTATGTATTTGGAGGCGGAGGTCTATATGTTCCATTGCAGATTGAAATTGATGAAGAAGCGGTAGATGAAAATATTCAGCGGTTCGAAGATGAGTGTGTCAGGAATAACATTGAATTCCGTGTACACAAAGATCATTCGCCGTATGCCATTTCGAAACTACAGAAGGAGAGCAGGTTTGCAGATCTCATGATACTGGGTAGCCAGAAATTTTATGAGAATCTACGGCTGGAAGTACCCAGCGAATACCTGCGCGATGTGTTGCATGATACTGAATGTCCCGTCATTGTGGCGCCGGAAAAGTTCGACTATCCGGAGAATGTCATACTTGCGTATGATGGTACCCGGTCATCGGTATTCGCTATCAAAATGTTTTCTTACCTCTTTAGTGATCTCTGTGATTGCAGTACCACATTGGTATATGCTACACATAAGCATCAGCCGGAGATGCCGGATGAAGATTATATCAAGGAGCTGGCTGGCCGGCATTACAATAATCTTACTTTTCAGCAGTTAGAACTGCAGGAGATGAGTATGTTTTTGGATGATATATCCAGGCCTATGCTGGTAACAGGGGCTTTTGGAAGATCGGGTTTGTCTAATCTGTTTAAGAGAAGTTTTTGCACCAGTTATATTTCAGAGTACAGGTATCCTGTATTTATTGCGCATAAATAA
- a CDS encoding response regulator, which yields MSTILVIEDNTAVREEIVEILGLANYTVLEAVDGKEGILLAEEKHPDLIICDLTLPILDGFVVLQVLNNNKETSSIPFIFLTSRSDRAEVRRGMDLGADDYITKPFESSELLNSIECRLKKSAVKKGNLLLDDPLQDLIRNRNIRYYKNKQLIYQEGNHPSCLFYILKGKVKTFKVCEDGRELITALYNEGFLGHVAIINKTSYHESAEAVDDVELAVIPNADFDRMVTENNYAQNQLIKILAQNVDDKEGQLLKVAYDSLRKKTADTLLAVNKKYNNEGIRISRSNLAALAGVAKESFARTLSDFRDEQLIDIKKGVIYILDVDKLSRVIY from the coding sequence ATGTCTACTATTCTTGTTATCGAAGATAACACTGCTGTACGGGAGGAAATTGTTGAAATACTTGGGCTTGCAAATTATACGGTACTAGAGGCAGTTGACGGTAAAGAGGGGATATTGCTTGCTGAAGAAAAACATCCTGACCTTATTATTTGTGACCTGACTTTACCCATTTTAGATGGGTTTGTCGTCCTCCAGGTATTGAACAATAATAAGGAAACCAGTAGTATTCCATTTATTTTTCTAACGTCGAGGTCCGACCGGGCAGAGGTTCGGAGAGGCATGGACCTTGGTGCAGATGATTATATTACCAAGCCCTTTGAATCATCGGAACTGTTAAACTCGATAGAATGCAGACTCAAAAAATCTGCAGTAAAAAAGGGGAATCTCCTGCTGGACGATCCTTTGCAGGACCTGATCCGAAACCGGAATATCCGTTATTATAAAAACAAACAACTCATTTACCAGGAGGGTAATCATCCTTCCTGTCTGTTCTATATCTTAAAAGGAAAAGTTAAAACTTTCAAGGTATGTGAAGATGGCCGTGAACTGATCACTGCACTTTATAATGAAGGTTTTCTTGGACATGTGGCTATTATTAATAAAACCAGCTACCACGAAAGCGCTGAAGCTGTAGACGATGTAGAACTGGCTGTGATACCGAATGCCGACTTTGACCGCATGGTTACTGAAAACAACTATGCCCAGAATCAGCTTATAAAGATCCTCGCCCAGAATGTAGATGATAAAGAAGGACAGTTATTAAAAGTGGCCTATGATTCACTAAGGAAAAAGACGGCGGACACACTACTTGCCGTCAATAAGAAATACAACAACGAAGGCATCCGCATTAGCAGAAGTAACCTGGCGGCACTGGCCGGCGTGGCGAAAGAATCCTTTGCCCGTACCTTGTCAGACTTCAGGGATGAGCAGTTGATTGATATTAAGAAAGGAGTCATTTATATTCTGGACGTAGATAAACTAAGCAGAGTCATTTATTAG
- a CDS encoding phosphatase PAP2 family protein → MKKWFLFYFCTCFISLLYGQTRDSIIVRPYPAFTVRQLSLPLTLAVLGISANGNGNEGFKKEVVEERNEMMPKFHTSIDNYLQFAPLAIAYGLDAAGIKSKTDLLNRSAILVKGELLMLGSVYVLKKYTHQLRPDGSTYNSFPSGHTAQAFAAATLLSEEYKDRFHWMPYAAYGLASSVGMLRMANNRHYISDVLLGAGIGILSMKVAYWTHQYKWGKRTQATNLENP, encoded by the coding sequence ATGAAAAAGTGGTTCCTATTTTATTTTTGTACCTGCTTTATCTCATTATTATATGGCCAGACAAGGGATAGCATCATTGTTCGTCCTTATCCTGCATTTACAGTCCGGCAGCTCAGTCTACCATTAACATTAGCTGTTTTAGGCATCTCTGCCAACGGCAATGGCAACGAGGGATTCAAAAAGGAAGTAGTAGAGGAAAGGAATGAAATGATGCCAAAGTTCCATACCAGTATAGACAATTACCTTCAGTTTGCACCGCTGGCCATCGCTTATGGGCTGGATGCTGCGGGAATAAAATCAAAAACAGACCTGCTGAACCGATCGGCTATCCTTGTGAAAGGCGAGCTGCTCATGCTGGGATCTGTCTATGTACTGAAAAAATACACACATCAGCTTCGCCCGGATGGATCGACTTATAACTCCTTCCCTTCCGGACATACAGCACAGGCATTTGCCGCTGCCACCCTGCTCAGTGAAGAATATAAAGACCGGTTTCACTGGATGCCTTATGCTGCCTATGGATTAGCCAGTAGCGTAGGCATGCTTAGAATGGCGAATAACCGCCATTACATTTCTGATGTATTGCTGGGTGCCGGTATCGGGATTCTTTCTATGAAGGTGGCTTATTGGACCCATCAATATAAATGGGGAAAGCGCACTCAGGCTACTAACCTTGAAAATCCGTAA
- a CDS encoding universal stress protein — MKKIVAVFDGSRFSDSTLQYAIRMGLQHNATITGVFAKKMEYAYAGGGGRRSVDGSAQFEHACQHAGIHYNVRRGSEAVTHSILKESRYADMLLIDASETMNPFTEESPTPFVKDILANAKCPVLLLPRHFTDVRKICWLYDGSPVSIFAFKMFSYILPVYNALPLNVVTVQAAPQAHELPYEGMVKELIGMHAPQAHFVSLKGQPEVEIAHYLREQAMESLVILGAYQRNALSMLFRPSMADILVREHQWPLFIAHNK, encoded by the coding sequence ATGAAAAAAATAGTGGCTGTTTTCGACGGGTCCAGGTTTAGTGACAGTACCCTGCAATATGCAATAAGAATGGGGTTGCAGCATAATGCGACCATTACAGGTGTTTTTGCGAAAAAGATGGAATATGCCTATGCCGGTGGCGGCGGCAGGCGAAGCGTGGATGGAAGTGCGCAGTTCGAACACGCGTGTCAGCATGCAGGTATTCATTACAATGTACGCAGGGGGAGTGAGGCGGTTACCCATAGTATTTTGAAAGAAAGCAGGTATGCAGATATGCTGCTGATAGATGCAAGTGAGACAATGAATCCCTTTACAGAAGAATCGCCTACACCTTTTGTAAAAGATATTCTGGCGAATGCCAAGTGCCCGGTATTATTGTTACCCAGGCATTTTACGGATGTACGGAAGATCTGCTGGTTGTATGATGGTTCTCCTGTTTCGATTTTTGCATTTAAGATGTTTTCTTATATTTTGCCGGTGTATAATGCCTTGCCATTGAATGTGGTGACAGTACAGGCGGCACCGCAGGCACATGAATTGCCGTATGAAGGCATGGTGAAAGAGTTAATCGGGATGCATGCGCCGCAGGCTCATTTTGTTTCATTGAAAGGGCAGCCTGAGGTGGAGATCGCTCATTACCTGAGAGAGCAGGCTATGGAATCTCTCGTTATATTAGGGGCGTATCAGCGGAATGCATTGTCCATGTTATTCAGACCCAGTATGGCGGATATATTGGTGAGGGAGCACCAGTGGCCACTGTTTATAGCCCATAATAAATAG
- a CDS encoding zinc-dependent alcohol dehydrogenase family protein, giving the protein MNQMKAMVLRRVGTPLVPTVMDMPVPGDSQVLLKVIACGICRTDLHIVDGELAHPKLPLIPGHEIIGMVIQVGKSVRSFAVGDIVGVPWLAYTCNECRYCKRHQENLCIHAMFTGYTMNGGYAEYTVAYEQYCFHMPAMYANGSGAPLLCAGFIGFRAWNMIRDNAENIGIYGFGAAAHILTQIAVFKKKNIYAFTKPGDILSQMFALDNGAKWAGDSTGKAPVQLDAAIIFATDGALIPLALLNLDKGGQLICGGIHMSNIPSFPYSHLWEERAIQSVANLTRQDGELLLQVAPQVPVKTTVQLYKLEEANEALSDLRSGKINGAAVLVL; this is encoded by the coding sequence ATGAATCAGATGAAGGCTATGGTGCTCCGGAGGGTGGGCACTCCACTGGTTCCCACAGTGATGGACATGCCCGTTCCGGGAGATAGTCAGGTGCTTTTAAAAGTGATCGCCTGCGGTATATGTAGGACTGATCTGCATATAGTGGATGGGGAGCTGGCACATCCGAAATTACCTCTTATACCTGGTCATGAGATTATAGGTATGGTAATCCAGGTGGGGAAAAGTGTAAGGTCATTTGCTGTTGGAGACATTGTCGGTGTACCATGGCTGGCGTATACCTGTAATGAATGCAGGTATTGTAAACGACACCAGGAGAATTTATGTATACATGCAATGTTTACCGGATATACAATGAATGGAGGTTATGCTGAGTATACAGTGGCCTATGAGCAATATTGTTTCCACATGCCGGCTATGTATGCGAATGGGTCTGGTGCGCCTTTACTCTGTGCAGGGTTTATAGGCTTCCGCGCATGGAATATGATCCGTGACAATGCGGAGAATATTGGCATTTATGGTTTTGGGGCAGCGGCTCATATTCTTACACAAATTGCAGTATTTAAAAAGAAAAATATCTACGCATTTACTAAACCTGGTGATATCCTTTCACAAATGTTTGCACTGGATAATGGTGCAAAATGGGCGGGTGATTCCACCGGTAAAGCCCCCGTTCAGCTGGATGCTGCCATTATATTTGCAACAGACGGAGCATTGATCCCTTTAGCTTTGCTGAACCTGGATAAGGGGGGACAGTTGATTTGCGGAGGCATACATATGAGTAATATACCATCTTTCCCATATAGTCACCTTTGGGAAGAAAGAGCGATTCAATCCGTCGCGAATTTAACCCGGCAGGATGGAGAATTGTTATTGCAGGTAGCACCACAGGTGCCTGTTAAAACTACCGTACAGCTGTATAAACTGGAAGAAGCGAATGAAGCGCTGAGTGACCTCAGGTCTGGAAAAATCAATGGTGCTGCAGTGCTTGTATTATAA
- a CDS encoding metal-dependent phosphohydrolase, whose amino-acid sequence MSYASLLVKIESHVRNLFAIHMQPYLVYHNLSHTENVVRYTAKLSEFYNLKPHCHFIIMAAAWFHDTGHLFGEIEGHEARSAALMEQYLGDTISEIYRSDIRQCIMATKMPVHPGNVLEMIICDADTWHLGTTDFFGEDHKVWQEVEARKGKIFDNKPALSLRFIEQHMFFTSYCIQHLSEGKRENVKRLHESIHG is encoded by the coding sequence ATGTCATACGCATCATTGTTGGTGAAAATAGAGTCCCACGTACGTAATCTATTTGCCATCCATATGCAGCCCTACCTGGTTTACCACAATCTATCCCATACAGAGAATGTGGTAAGGTATACTGCTAAATTGTCGGAATTCTACAACCTGAAACCACATTGTCATTTCATTATTATGGCAGCTGCATGGTTTCATGATACAGGGCATCTATTCGGAGAGATAGAAGGTCACGAAGCCCGTAGTGCGGCACTCATGGAACAATACCTGGGGGATACAATCTCTGAAATTTACAGAAGCGATATTCGTCAATGCATCATGGCTACCAAAATGCCGGTGCATCCTGGCAATGTACTGGAAATGATAATCTGTGATGCAGACACCTGGCACCTTGGCACTACAGATTTTTTCGGGGAGGACCATAAAGTATGGCAGGAAGTCGAAGCAAGAAAAGGAAAAATATTTGATAATAAACCTGCTTTAAGTCTCAGGTTTATAGAGCAGCATATGTTTTTCACTTCTTATTGTATCCAACATTTGTCTGAAGGAAAAAGAGAAAATGTAAAGCGGCTACATGAATCAATACATGGATAA
- a CDS encoding HdeD family acid-resistance protein, translating to MNHSLSHTQRRFRRYWGLSFTIGILFMLAGAGMILLPFKAYYILSVIFSITFIINGITEITMGILVEEFLESRSWRIAGGVTDLFIGVIIYPELSIHGLAYLLAISLIFRSIMMMGLSFSLRLYNGVSWMWLFMISILSLIFSFLVIWDPNIMEFSIATFTGMAFWGIGLFMLMFSFRLKRIEIPG from the coding sequence ATGAATCATTCATTATCACACACACAGCGTCGCTTCAGGCGTTATTGGGGGCTTTCATTTACTATCGGCATTCTTTTTATGCTTGCAGGAGCAGGGATGATCTTATTACCTTTCAAGGCATATTATATCCTAAGCGTGATTTTCAGTATCACATTTATCATTAATGGAATTACAGAAATCACAATGGGAATTCTGGTAGAAGAATTTCTTGAGAGCCGGAGCTGGCGGATTGCAGGGGGTGTCACAGACCTATTCATTGGAGTCATCATTTACCCGGAACTATCCATTCATGGTCTTGCTTACCTGCTGGCCATCTCCCTGATATTTCGGTCCATCATGATGATGGGATTGTCATTCAGTTTGAGATTATATAACGGAGTTAGCTGGATGTGGCTATTTATGATAAGTATTTTATCACTTATCTTTTCCTTTTTGGTGATATGGGATCCTAATATAATGGAATTTAGTATCGCTACGTTCACAGGAATGGCATTTTGGGGGATTGGATTGTTCATGCTTATGTTTTCTTTCCGGCTGAAAAGAATAGAAATTCCCGGATAA